In one window of Paracoccus saliphilus DNA:
- a CDS encoding nitrile hydratase accessory protein, producing MKPVDSCLDGTPRIPGLSDNTAEPHFHAPWQAKLFALTLSLQERGLFDWPDWTERLARHLRVAAHLPSEAAGAEHAAHYYTAWMQTLEEFLEEAGAAENGSIEEVTENWKRAAQATPHGHPILYENGLAASSKQ from the coding sequence TTGAAGCCTGTTGATTCCTGCCTGGATGGCACGCCCCGCATTCCGGGACTATCGGACAACACCGCCGAACCGCATTTCCACGCGCCTTGGCAGGCAAAGCTTTTTGCCCTGACCCTGTCGCTGCAAGAGCGCGGCCTGTTCGATTGGCCGGATTGGACGGAACGGCTCGCCAGGCACCTGCGGGTCGCGGCCCACCTGCCGTCCGAGGCGGCCGGAGCCGAGCACGCGGCCCATTATTATACTGCCTGGATGCAGACGCTCGAGGAGTTCCTCGAGGAAGCGGGCGCGGCTGAGAACGGCAGTATCGAAGAGGTGACGGAAAACTGGAAGCGGGCAGCGCAGGCAACGCCGCATGGTCATCCTATCCTTTATGAAAACGGGTTGGCTGCGTCATCGAAGCAATGA
- the nthB gene encoding nitrile hydratase subunit beta translates to MNGPHDAGGRHGFGPIAPEPNEPLFHADWEARALALTVAAGAAGHWTIDESRFARENRSPGEYYSLSYYQIWIAGLERLLLDKGLITGQELASGRAGENTVPPKRKLKAEEVATVLSRGGPVDRDPQGRQPIFAIGDRVRTRNLQPAGHTRLPSYARDKIGRIASVQGFHAFADASARGEREAADWLYAVVFDARELWGTDAEAGDEVVIDAWEPYLEAC, encoded by the coding sequence ATGAACGGGCCGCATGACGCAGGTGGGCGGCATGGCTTTGGGCCGATCGCTCCCGAACCGAATGAGCCCCTGTTTCATGCCGATTGGGAGGCCCGTGCTCTCGCCCTGACCGTTGCCGCCGGTGCGGCCGGGCATTGGACCATCGATGAATCGCGATTTGCCCGCGAAAACCGTTCGCCGGGTGAATATTACAGCCTGAGCTACTACCAGATATGGATTGCCGGACTTGAGCGGCTGCTGCTCGACAAGGGACTCATCACCGGGCAAGAGCTTGCCTCGGGGCGGGCCGGAGAAAACACCGTTCCTCCCAAGCGCAAACTCAAGGCGGAAGAGGTCGCCACTGTTCTGTCGCGTGGCGGGCCCGTTGACCGGGATCCGCAGGGGCGCCAGCCGATATTTGCCATTGGGGACCGGGTCAGGACCAGAAACCTGCAACCTGCGGGCCATACACGCCTGCCATCCTATGCCCGCGACAAGATCGGTAGGATCGCATCCGTCCAAGGCTTTCACGCCTTCGCCGATGCCAGCGCCCGCGGAGAGCGCGAGGCGGCAGATTGGTTATATGCCGTGGTCTTCGATGCGCGGGAACTTTGGGGAACAGATGCCGAAGCCGGGGATGAAGTCGTCATCGATGCCTGGGAGCCCTATCTTGAAGCCTGTTGA
- the nthA gene encoding nitrile hydratase subunit alpha yields the protein MPHDHDHGSELDDMTARVMALEKLLTDKGMVEPAALDRIIDTYENRIGPRNGAHVVALAWSDPGFRDWLERDATAAIHSLGYTGRQGEHLTAVFNTSERHNMVVCTLCSCYPWSLLGLPPVWYKSMPYRSRAVSEPRAVLKEFGVTLPEGTSVRVWDSTAEMRYLVIPMRPRGSDDMTVEELAGLVTRDSMIGTAILPDITTGEEVRA from the coding sequence ATGCCGCATGACCATGATCACGGAAGCGAGCTGGACGATATGACCGCGAGGGTCATGGCCCTCGAGAAGCTTCTGACCGACAAGGGAATGGTTGAGCCTGCCGCACTCGACCGGATCATCGATACCTACGAGAACCGGATCGGTCCCCGCAACGGTGCCCATGTCGTCGCCCTGGCCTGGTCGGATCCCGGGTTTCGGGACTGGCTGGAACGGGACGCGACCGCGGCCATCCATTCGCTGGGCTATACGGGCCGGCAGGGCGAACATCTCACCGCGGTCTTCAATACGTCCGAACGGCATAACATGGTCGTCTGCACGCTTTGCTCCTGCTATCCATGGAGCCTGCTCGGCCTGCCGCCGGTCTGGTACAAATCCATGCCCTACAGGTCGCGCGCGGTAAGCGAGCCGCGCGCCGTGCTGAAGGAATTCGGTGTGACCTTGCCCGAGGGAACATCCGTTCGTGTCTGGGACTCCACCGCCGAAATGCGCTACCTCGTCATCCCGATGCGGCCCAGGGGCAGCGATGACATGACCGTCGAAGAGCTTGCCGGGCTGGTGACGCGCGATTCCATGATCGGCACGGCCATCCTGCCGGATATCACCACGGGCGAAGAGGTCCGGGCATGA
- a CDS encoding SLC13 family permease, whose amino-acid sequence MTQDQIILFSLFGLVFALLLWGRFRYDLVAFSALLLGVVLGVVPSEDAFSGFGHPATLVVALVLIVSAGLVRSGAVFLITRTLVDSSRSLGAHITIMGGIGAVLSAFMNNVAALALLMPVDMQTAKKAGRAPGLSLMPLSFATILGGMATLIGTPPNIIIASFREQALGEPFRMFDFAPVGGTALVAGLIFVALIGWRLIPARTEIRVSASEIQQYIAELIVPEESDLIGQRVRELEEAAEKSDVALIGLIRDGKRRYGTARNTLIEGQDALVLEGSPDALDEFRAALRLDFAESQREELLRAENEGLALVEVVVPEDSRLDGRSAHSVGLAWRRGTILLGISRQGQKIREQIRGTRILPGDILLLLTPKETSGEVLDWLGVLPLADRGLAVTQNTKTWLAIGIFGTAVTAASVGLVYLPVALGLVVTAYVLARILPLTEIYDHVEWPVVVLLGSMIPLGGALESAGGTDLIASALTGLTQGMPAWVVLTLLMVVTMTLSDVLNNTATTIVAAPVGIEMARSMEVSPDPFLMAVAVAASAAFLTPIGHKNNTLILGPGGYRFGDYWRMGLPLEILIVAVSVPAILVFWPL is encoded by the coding sequence GTGACCCAGGACCAGATCATTCTCTTTTCGCTTTTCGGCCTTGTCTTCGCGCTCTTGCTTTGGGGACGGTTCCGCTATGATCTCGTTGCGTTTTCCGCGTTGCTTCTGGGGGTAGTCCTTGGGGTCGTGCCGTCCGAGGACGCGTTTTCGGGCTTTGGCCATCCGGCGACGCTGGTGGTGGCACTGGTCCTGATCGTTTCTGCCGGCCTGGTGCGCTCGGGCGCGGTTTTCCTGATCACCCGGACGCTGGTCGACAGCTCGCGCAGCCTTGGTGCGCATATCACGATCATGGGGGGCATCGGGGCGGTGTTATCGGCCTTCATGAACAATGTCGCCGCATTGGCCCTGCTGATGCCGGTGGACATGCAGACCGCCAAGAAGGCCGGGCGCGCGCCGGGCCTGTCGCTGATGCCGCTCTCCTTCGCGACGATCCTGGGCGGCATGGCCACGCTGATCGGCACGCCGCCCAATATCATCATCGCCAGTTTTCGCGAGCAGGCTCTTGGCGAGCCTTTCCGCATGTTCGATTTCGCACCGGTGGGCGGAACGGCGCTGGTCGCGGGGCTGATTTTCGTGGCGTTGATCGGCTGGCGGCTGATCCCGGCCCGGACGGAGATTCGAGTGTCCGCCTCGGAGATTCAACAATATATCGCGGAACTGATCGTACCGGAGGAAAGCGACCTGATCGGGCAGCGTGTCCGGGAACTGGAAGAGGCGGCGGAAAAATCCGATGTCGCGTTGATCGGGCTGATCCGGGATGGCAAACGGCGTTACGGCACCGCCCGGAACACGCTGATCGAGGGGCAGGACGCGTTGGTCCTTGAGGGCAGCCCCGATGCGCTGGACGAATTCCGCGCGGCGCTCCGGCTGGATTTCGCGGAAAGCCAGCGCGAGGAACTGCTGCGGGCGGAGAACGAGGGGCTGGCACTGGTCGAGGTGGTGGTGCCCGAGGATTCGCGCCTCGATGGACGCAGCGCCCATTCTGTCGGGCTGGCCTGGCGGCGCGGAACGATTCTTCTGGGCATATCGCGGCAGGGCCAGAAAATCCGCGAACAGATACGCGGAACCAGAATCCTTCCGGGCGATATCCTGCTTTTGTTGACACCCAAGGAAACCTCTGGCGAAGTGCTTGACTGGCTGGGCGTCCTGCCACTGGCCGATCGCGGCCTCGCGGTGACGCAGAACACGAAGACCTGGCTTGCCATCGGCATTTTTGGGACGGCCGTGACGGCGGCCTCTGTCGGACTGGTCTATCTGCCGGTTGCCTTGGGGCTGGTCGTGACTGCCTATGTGCTGGCGCGCATCCTGCCGCTGACCGAGATCTACGACCATGTGGAATGGCCGGTGGTCGTCCTACTGGGATCGATGATCCCGCTCGGCGGTGCGTTGGAAAGCGCCGGTGGCACCGATCTGATCGCGTCGGCCTTGACCGGGCTGACGCAGGGGATGCCGGCCTGGGTGGTGCTGACCCTGCTGATGGTTGTCACGATGACGCTTTCGGATGTACTCAACAACACCGCGACCACCATCGTCGCGGCTCCGGTCGGGATAGAGATGGCGCGCAGCATGGAGGTTTCTCCCGACCCGTTCCTGATGGCGGTGGCGGTCGCGGCCTCGGCGGCTTTCCTGACCCCGATCGGGCACAAGAACAACACCCTGATCCTCGGCCCCGGAGGCTATCGTTTCGGCGACTACTGGCGCATGGGTCTGCCGCTCGAGATACTCATCGTTGCCGTTTCGGTTCCGGCAATCCTGGTTTTTTGGCCGCTGTGA
- a CDS encoding TetR family transcriptional regulator C-terminal domain-containing protein → MNEQSDNGLTRIQRRNREIILEGALTAFSVSGFRGATIDQIAGEAGLSKPNVLYYFASKDEIHKTLLTTLLDMWLAPLSDIDPEGEPLQEVLDYVAAKLRMSRQYPRESRLFAYEILRGAPHLTEILGGRLRQTVEDAVEIFQGWMQSGQLRTVEPHHLIFSIWSMTQHYADFDVQVRAVLGQGHDPFSEAQEFLDDLYRRLLAP, encoded by the coding sequence ATGAACGAACAGAGCGATAACGGGTTAACGAGAATTCAGCGCCGGAACCGGGAGATCATCCTAGAAGGTGCCTTGACCGCATTTTCCGTCAGCGGCTTTCGCGGGGCGACGATCGACCAGATCGCGGGAGAGGCGGGCTTGTCCAAGCCCAACGTGCTTTATTATTTCGCCTCCAAGGACGAAATTCACAAGACCCTGCTGACCACGCTTCTGGATATGTGGCTCGCGCCCTTGAGCGATATCGATCCCGAGGGAGAGCCCCTGCAGGAGGTGCTGGATTATGTCGCGGCGAAACTGCGCATGTCGCGGCAATATCCCCGCGAGAGCCGGCTTTTCGCCTATGAGATCCTGCGTGGTGCGCCTCATCTGACCGAGATCCTGGGGGGAAGGCTGCGCCAGACGGTAGAAGATGCAGTCGAGATCTTTCAAGGCTGGATGCAATCAGGGCAGTTGCGAACCGTCGAGCCGCATCACCTGATCTTCTCGATCTGGTCCATGACGCAGCATTACGCCGATTTCGACGTGCAGGTCCGCGCGGTGCTGGGGCAGGGGCATGATCCATTCAGCGAGGCGCAGGAATTTCTGGACGACCTGTATCGCCGGCTGCTCGCGCCCTGA